The Aeromicrobium yanjiei genome includes a region encoding these proteins:
- a CDS encoding ABC transporter permease: MDWVRNNTDRIGDLMLSHLWLSVVPIVIGFAIALPIGWFGNRSPRLRGVLLAAAGVLYTIPSLAFFLILPGIIGTGFLSPLNVVVALTVYAVAIMVRSATDAFESVSPSVLDAATATGFAPAGRAFLVELPLAGPVLVAGLRVVAVSTVSLVSVGALIGVDNLGSLFTEGYRTDNQAEILTGVVGIVAIALLLDALIVLAGRVLLPWNRGARTRARTSVSPMALVQHLRGGHA, from the coding sequence ATGGACTGGGTCCGCAACAACACCGACCGGATCGGCGACCTGATGCTGAGCCACCTGTGGCTCAGCGTGGTGCCGATCGTGATCGGCTTCGCGATCGCTCTTCCCATCGGCTGGTTCGGCAACCGGAGCCCGCGCCTCAGAGGCGTCCTGCTGGCGGCCGCGGGGGTGCTCTACACGATCCCGTCGCTGGCTTTCTTCCTGATCCTGCCCGGCATCATCGGAACGGGCTTCCTGTCACCGCTGAACGTCGTCGTCGCTCTGACGGTCTACGCCGTGGCGATCATGGTGCGATCGGCCACGGACGCCTTCGAGTCCGTCTCGCCCTCGGTTCTCGATGCCGCGACGGCGACGGGTTTCGCCCCTGCCGGTCGGGCCTTCCTGGTGGAGCTGCCGCTGGCCGGACCGGTCCTGGTGGCCGGGCTGCGGGTCGTGGCGGTCAGCACCGTCAGCCTCGTCAGCGTGGGGGCACTGATCGGCGTCGACAACCTCGGCTCGCTCTTCACGGAGGGATACCGCACCGACAACCAGGCCGAGATCCTGACCGGTGTCGTGGGGATCGTCGCGATCGCGCTCCTGCTCGATGCGCTGATCGTGCTGGCCGGACGCGTCCTGCTGCCGTGGAACCGGGGCGCGCGCACCCGCGCCCGCACCTCGGTCTCGCCGATGGCCCTGGTGCAGCACCTGCGAGGTGGGCACGCATGA